A window of the Pelagicoccus albus genome harbors these coding sequences:
- a CDS encoding YqgE/AlgH family protein: MYDETQDDSEPLVGSLLLAHPHLKDPNFESSVVLLTQHETEGSLGVVLNQGTGECLAELSSDFAAQGLGDIPVYVGGPVNQNQIILAAWKLLPDQGQFQLHFGMEPTVASSKKQTDPDLVFRAFKGYSGWSEGQLVGELESNAWVVSDVDADSMSKLEGPDLWRHLMMEANPELGLLTLLPEDPDSN; this comes from the coding sequence ATGTACGACGAAACTCAGGATGATTCGGAACCCTTGGTGGGATCGCTTTTGCTAGCGCACCCGCACTTGAAGGATCCGAATTTCGAGAGTTCGGTGGTGCTGCTCACCCAGCATGAAACCGAAGGTTCCTTGGGGGTGGTTTTAAACCAAGGTACCGGCGAATGTTTGGCCGAGTTGAGTTCCGATTTTGCGGCTCAGGGGCTGGGGGATATCCCGGTTTATGTGGGAGGTCCTGTTAATCAGAACCAGATCATACTAGCAGCCTGGAAGCTTTTGCCGGACCAAGGGCAGTTCCAATTGCATTTCGGGATGGAGCCGACGGTAGCGAGCTCCAAGAAACAGACTGACCCAGATCTCGTATTTCGCGCTTTCAAGGGCTATTCCGGTTGGTCTGAAGGCCAGTTGGTGGGGGAGCTGGAGTCGAACGCCTGGGTGGTTTCGGATGTGGATGCAGATTCCATGTCTAAACTAGAAGGCCCGGACCTCTGGAGACATCTTATGATGGAAGCGAATCCAGAGCTTGGCTTGCTCACGCTTCTGCCCGAAGATCCAGATAGTAATTAA
- a CDS encoding HAD-IB family phosphatase, giving the protein MPKKILFFDCDSTLSSIEGIDELARLRGEETFRECENMTNRAMDGHIAIEDVYGARLDLIKPTAEECEKIGQLYIDTIESSALACLEEARSAGWEPIIVSGGLTQAIAPFAKFLGIEKVRAVDLIFDEQGGYAGFDGNCPTSRMGGKMKVIDADRSEGDLAVMVGDGSSDLETQPYVDLFIGYGGFLAREKVKSEAKQFVYKLSEIPALLP; this is encoded by the coding sequence ATGCCCAAGAAAATCCTATTTTTTGACTGCGACAGTACACTGAGTTCGATCGAAGGGATCGATGAACTCGCCCGTTTGCGAGGTGAGGAAACCTTTCGTGAATGCGAGAATATGACCAATCGAGCAATGGATGGTCATATCGCCATCGAGGATGTTTACGGAGCTCGCTTGGATCTCATCAAACCGACCGCAGAAGAGTGCGAGAAGATTGGCCAACTCTATATCGATACCATCGAGTCCAGCGCCTTGGCATGTTTGGAAGAGGCTCGTTCGGCGGGGTGGGAGCCAATCATCGTGAGCGGCGGCCTCACTCAAGCAATCGCTCCTTTCGCCAAATTTCTTGGGATAGAGAAAGTCCGGGCGGTGGATCTCATTTTCGATGAGCAGGGTGGATATGCTGGCTTCGATGGAAACTGTCCGACCTCTCGTATGGGCGGTAAGATGAAAGTGATCGATGCGGACCGCTCGGAAGGAGATCTCGCTGTGATGGTGGGTGATGGCTCCAGCGATTTGGAAACCCAGCCTTATGTGGATCTGTTTATTGGATACGGAGGTTTTCTTGCTCGCGAGAAAGTGAAGTCCGAAGCGAAACAGTTTGTATACAAGCTGAGCGAAATCCCCGCCTTGCTTCCCTAA
- the ykgO gene encoding type B 50S ribosomal protein L36, whose protein sequence is MKVVSSLKSAKTRHPDCQVVRRKGRLYVICKTNPRFKARQG, encoded by the coding sequence ATGAAAGTAGTGTCATCACTCAAGTCCGCCAAGACACGTCACCCTGACTGCCAAGTTGTCCGTCGCAAGGGTAGATTGTACGTGATCTGCAAGACCAACCCGCGTTTCAAGGCCCGCCAGGGTTAA
- a CDS encoding Nif3-like dinuclear metal center hexameric protein, with product MIQLSELVAYCDQRARTHEVKDFSGALNGLQFANDGMVTKIGAAVDAGLVPFQKAVDAKIDFLIVHHGMFWMGQKHYVGPEYEKMKTLVNGNLAVYSCHLPLDAHREIGNNAILAKKLGIEATGSFLPYEGTDIGLLGSWKSSRADLRAALKALFGQNFSCMEFGSKEPRKICVLTGSGASAVEHIKSTGADTFVTGELRQHHFNYAQENGLNIYACGHYATETFGVAALAAEAAKKFGLKWEFIKTECPL from the coding sequence ATGATCCAACTTTCCGAACTTGTCGCCTACTGTGATCAACGCGCCCGCACGCATGAAGTAAAAGATTTCAGCGGAGCTTTAAACGGACTGCAGTTCGCCAACGATGGTATGGTCACTAAGATCGGAGCCGCCGTAGATGCTGGACTCGTCCCCTTCCAAAAAGCGGTAGATGCCAAGATCGACTTCCTGATCGTGCACCACGGCATGTTTTGGATGGGGCAGAAGCACTACGTTGGCCCAGAGTACGAGAAGATGAAAACCCTGGTGAACGGCAACTTAGCCGTCTATTCGTGCCACCTTCCCCTCGACGCCCACCGCGAGATTGGCAACAACGCCATTCTGGCCAAAAAACTGGGCATCGAAGCGACTGGATCTTTCCTTCCCTACGAGGGTACGGACATAGGACTGCTGGGTTCTTGGAAGAGCTCCAGAGCCGATCTGAGGGCCGCTTTGAAGGCTTTGTTTGGCCAAAACTTCTCCTGCATGGAGTTTGGATCCAAAGAGCCACGCAAGATTTGCGTTCTAACCGGTAGCGGTGCTAGCGCCGTGGAGCATATCAAAAGCACTGGAGCCGACACCTTCGTAACCGGTGAGCTCCGCCAACACCATTTTAACTACGCTCAGGAAAACGGTCTCAACATCTACGCCTGCGGTCACTACGCCACCGAAACCTTCGGGGTTGCAGCCCTCGCGGCCGAAGCAGCCAAAAAGTTCGGGCTGAAGTGGGAGTTCATCAAAACGGAATGCCCGCTTTAG
- the aroQ gene encoding type II 3-dehydroquinate dehydratase — translation MKKIAVLNGPNLNRLGKREPEIYGAKTLEDIAEELKSSFPEAEFDFFQSNHEGALVDKFSELAESDFDGVIFNPAAYSHTSVALRDAISGAGLPVVEVHISNVHTREAFRHHSYTAEVSKGVIAGLGTDGYLLAARALLGLA, via the coding sequence ATGAAGAAGATCGCTGTATTGAACGGGCCAAATCTGAACCGTTTAGGTAAACGAGAGCCTGAGATTTACGGAGCGAAAACCTTGGAAGACATCGCCGAGGAACTGAAGAGTTCCTTTCCCGAGGCGGAGTTCGACTTTTTCCAATCCAATCACGAGGGAGCATTGGTCGACAAGTTCAGTGAGCTCGCTGAATCCGACTTCGATGGAGTGATCTTCAATCCAGCCGCCTATTCGCACACCAGCGTAGCCCTACGCGATGCCATCAGCGGAGCAGGTCTCCCAGTGGTCGAGGTTCACATCAGCAACGTGCATACTCGCGAAGCCTTCCGCCACCACTCCTACACCGCGGAAGTCTCAAAAGGCGTGATCGCCGGCCTTGGAACAGACGGATACCTCCTAGCGGCTCGCGCTTTGCTCGGATTGGCCTGA
- a CDS encoding S1C family serine protease — translation MIKRFAALAVLILANKLAAVGFDRLTFQNGTEIVAEILKQDDEFVVLDLGFDVIKIPSDQVLTIEKADEDPVEKTTEDNGLYATGHLNAAPVNELVKRYGDSVVMVKTPSGLGSGFFISPSGYLITNYHVVERETAITVSIFNKTEAGYERKELKKVRIVALHPVRDLALLQIDEEEAEGIAIKPVILSEDDGVDVGSLVFAIGNPLGLERSVSQGIVSSRTRSIGYLRFIQTDAAINPGNSGGPLFNSRGEVIGVACAGHAMFAGLAFGIPVQELIDFLENKETYLYDSSFPQNGVKYLAPPFRSSEVEDPEPTNSNPSEKQN, via the coding sequence ATGATCAAACGCTTCGCTGCTCTCGCAGTACTCATTCTTGCCAATAAGCTGGCAGCCGTAGGTTTCGACCGCTTGACCTTTCAAAACGGTACCGAAATCGTGGCGGAAATACTCAAGCAGGACGACGAATTCGTGGTCTTGGACCTAGGATTTGACGTGATCAAGATCCCGAGCGACCAGGTCCTAACCATCGAGAAGGCCGATGAGGACCCAGTTGAAAAGACAACTGAAGACAACGGCCTGTACGCCACTGGGCATCTGAATGCTGCTCCTGTGAACGAACTGGTGAAGCGCTATGGCGATTCGGTGGTGATGGTTAAAACGCCAAGCGGTCTTGGCAGCGGCTTCTTTATTAGCCCCTCTGGGTACTTGATAACGAACTACCACGTTGTGGAACGTGAGACCGCTATCACGGTGAGCATTTTCAATAAGACCGAGGCCGGCTATGAGCGAAAAGAACTGAAGAAGGTTCGCATCGTCGCCCTTCATCCAGTGCGCGACCTCGCTTTGCTTCAGATAGATGAAGAGGAAGCGGAAGGGATTGCGATCAAGCCCGTTATCTTATCGGAAGACGACGGTGTGGACGTGGGATCTCTGGTTTTTGCGATTGGAAATCCTTTGGGATTAGAGCGTTCGGTGAGCCAGGGAATCGTTTCTTCCCGAACTCGATCCATCGGCTACCTGAGATTTATTCAGACCGATGCCGCCATTAATCCGGGCAACTCCGGAGGTCCGCTTTTTAACTCTCGTGGCGAGGTTATTGGTGTCGCGTGCGCGGGACACGCCATGTTTGCCGGACTCGCTTTTGGAATCCCCGTGCAGGAGCTCATCGACTTCCTCGAGAACAAGGAAACCTACCTTTACGACTCCTCTTTCCCTCAAAATGGAGTGAAATACCTCGCTCCGCCTTTCCGCTCTTCAGAAGTGGAAGATCCAGAACCAACCAACTCGAACCCTAGTGAAAAACAGAACTAA
- a CDS encoding type B 50S ribosomal protein L31, whose amino-acid sequence MKKGIHPDYNPTVFVDVSTGKQFVTNSTIAAKGHQTETVDGVECIKVFRDITMDSHPVYTGEKRFVDTAGRVEKFQNKFRRRR is encoded by the coding sequence GTGAAAAAAGGTATTCATCCAGATTACAACCCAACAGTCTTCGTCGACGTTTCGACGGGTAAGCAGTTCGTAACGAACTCCACTATCGCTGCCAAGGGACACCAAACGGAAACCGTTGACGGCGTCGAGTGCATCAAGGTTTTCCGCGATATCACCATGGACTCTCACCCAGTCTACACCGGCGAAAAGCGTTTCGTCGACACCGCTGGTCGCGTTGAGAAGTTCCAGAACAAGTTCCGTCGTCGTCGCTAG